One window from the genome of Chryseobacterium culicis encodes:
- a CDS encoding lysophospholipid acyltransferase family protein, with product MAKKNIFTDAFGTPYFLKRFIIFILGVVSYRRFNGFNKLKITGTEHLVDLPDSNVLFVSNHQTYFADVAAMYHAFCAVNNGYLNTIKNPIYLLNPKIDFYYVAAEETMNKGILPKIFKIAGAVTVKRTWRAEGKNVNRMVDMSEVDNIMKALDNGWVATFPQGTTSAFAQGRRGTAKLVKNQRPIVIPIKINGFRRAFDKKGLRVKVTGVKPTMEFKAPLDIDYDNEKAPEILLKIMTAIEQTEDFNVLHSYDEELKAKKLEQKDSNN from the coding sequence ATGGCGAAAAAAAATATTTTCACCGATGCATTCGGAACCCCTTATTTTTTGAAAAGGTTTATTATTTTTATTTTAGGAGTTGTATCATACAGAAGATTCAACGGCTTTAATAAGTTAAAAATAACCGGTACAGAACACCTTGTGGATCTTCCGGACTCTAACGTACTTTTTGTATCCAACCATCAGACCTATTTTGCAGATGTGGCGGCCATGTATCATGCCTTCTGTGCTGTAAATAACGGATATTTAAATACGATAAAAAACCCGATCTATCTACTGAATCCAAAGATTGATTTTTACTATGTAGCGGCTGAAGAAACCATGAACAAAGGTATTCTTCCCAAGATATTCAAAATTGCAGGCGCTGTAACGGTAAAAAGAACATGGAGAGCTGAAGGGAAGAATGTCAACAGAATGGTAGATATGAGTGAGGTAGATAATATTATGAAAGCATTGGACAATGGCTGGGTAGCGACTTTCCCTCAAGGAACTACATCGGCTTTTGCACAGGGACGAAGAGGAACTGCCAAACTGGTAAAAAACCAACGCCCCATTGTGATTCCAATCAAAATAAATGGCTTCAGAAGAGCTTTTGATAAAAAAGGACTCCGCGTAAAGGTAACCGGTGTAAAACCTACGATGGAATTTAAAGCGCCTTTGGATATTGATTATGATAATGAAAAAGCACCGGAAATTTTATTGAAGATTATGACTGCCATTGAGCAGACAGAAGACTTCAATGTATTACACAGTTATGATGAAGAACTTAAAGCTAAAAAATTAGAACAAAAGGACTCAAATAATTAA
- a CDS encoding curli production assembly/transport component CsgF, producing the protein MKTFIIILTFIAGIFYGKSQQLVYKPVNPAFGGDTFNYQWLLSSANAQNPFDEKNDYSDLLDRVNSLDSFTQSLNRQILSELSRKLFDEQFGDGNIKPGNYLFGSLYLQITNTNQGLLINILDTSNGDQSEIVIPK; encoded by the coding sequence ATGAAAACCTTTATCATTATTTTGACCTTTATTGCGGGTATTTTCTACGGAAAATCTCAGCAGCTCGTCTATAAGCCGGTAAATCCAGCTTTTGGAGGAGATACATTCAATTACCAGTGGCTTTTAAGCTCTGCTAATGCACAAAACCCATTTGATGAAAAAAATGATTACAGCGACTTGCTGGATCGTGTGAATTCCCTTGATAGTTTTACCCAGAGTCTTAACAGACAGATCCTCAGTGAGCTTTCAAGAAAACTGTTTGATGAACAGTTTGGTGATGGAAACATAAAACCCGGAAATTACCTCTTCGGATCCCTTTATCTACAAATTACCAATACTAATCAGGGACTTTTAATCAATATTTTGGATACCAGTAATGGCGATCAGTCCGAGATCGTAATTCCGAAATAG
- a CDS encoding CsgG/HfaB family protein, whose protein sequence is MTTYTYTRIFFCTFLLCILQACSSIFGLPSDPEKPTMGEVTSSTAELKNLPLPKEKIVIGVYKFRDQTGQYKPSENGNNWSTAVPQGTTTILIKALEDSRWFIPIERENIANLLNERQIIRSTRQEYIKDADKNNQSLPPLLYAGILLEGGVISYDSNILTGGLGARYFGIGASTQYRQDRITIYLRAVSTLNGEILKTVYTSKTILSTSVNGSFFRYIDTERLLEAEVGLTQNEPVQLAVTEAIEKAVKALIVEGIRDKIWGKAIDDNGGYQSLINEYNREQEQNNGRVVGGRYPQDYRQKVSVFANVEGQKVKDDYVGPKMNVGGKIGFKYFLTPYLNMELNASYFTLENSNIVKRNYFGPEVNLEYILFPKYRFSPFLYGGAGAMYSKYKPQYKAQFGGGLEYMISKNFSLRASAQYDLGFKDDWEGLVNGKRKDQALRFGIGINFYFGNK, encoded by the coding sequence ATGACAACCTACACTTATACCAGAATCTTTTTCTGCACCTTCCTGCTATGCATTCTGCAGGCCTGTAGTTCAATATTTGGTTTACCTTCGGATCCCGAAAAACCAACAATGGGAGAGGTTACTTCTTCCACCGCAGAATTAAAAAATCTTCCCCTTCCCAAAGAGAAGATTGTAATAGGAGTCTACAAATTCAGAGACCAGACCGGCCAGTATAAACCATCTGAAAATGGAAATAACTGGAGTACGGCAGTTCCTCAGGGAACCACTACCATTCTCATAAAAGCCTTAGAAGACAGCCGCTGGTTTATTCCTATTGAAAGGGAAAATATCGCGAATCTTCTCAATGAAAGACAGATCATCCGTTCCACCAGACAGGAATATATCAAGGATGCAGACAAAAACAATCAATCACTTCCTCCTCTTTTATACGCTGGGATTCTTCTCGAAGGCGGCGTTATTTCTTATGACAGCAATATTCTGACCGGAGGACTTGGAGCAAGATATTTCGGTATCGGGGCTTCCACACAGTACCGCCAGGACAGAATTACCATCTACCTTCGCGCTGTCTCTACGCTTAACGGAGAAATTCTTAAAACGGTTTATACTTCTAAAACCATTCTCTCAACCAGTGTTAACGGAAGTTTTTTCAGATATATTGATACGGAAAGACTACTGGAGGCTGAAGTAGGGCTTACTCAAAATGAACCCGTTCAGCTCGCTGTAACAGAAGCTATCGAAAAAGCTGTAAAAGCCCTCATTGTAGAAGGAATCAGAGACAAAATATGGGGGAAAGCAATAGATGACAATGGCGGCTATCAAAGTTTAATCAATGAATACAACAGAGAACAGGAGCAAAATAACGGCAGAGTTGTTGGAGGCAGATATCCGCAGGATTACAGACAAAAAGTATCCGTATTTGCGAATGTTGAAGGACAGAAAGTGAAAGATGACTATGTAGGTCCTAAAATGAATGTGGGAGGAAAAATAGGATTCAAATACTTCCTTACTCCTTATCTGAATATGGAACTGAATGCAAGTTATTTTACCCTTGAAAACTCAAATATTGTGAAAAGAAACTACTTCGGTCCTGAAGTGAATCTGGAATACATACTTTTCCCGAAATACAGATTCAGTCCCTTCTTATATGGAGGAGCAGGAGCGATGTATTCAAAATATAAACCCCAATATAAAGCACAATTCGGTGGTGGTCTGGAATATATGATCAGCAAGAATTTCTCACTGAGAGCCTCTGCCCAATATGATCTTGGCTTCAAAGACGACTGGGAAGGCCTTGTAAATGGAAAAAGGAAAGATCAGGCTTTGCGCTTTGGAATAGGAATCAACTTTTACTTCGGAAACAAATAA
- a CDS encoding NUDIX hydrolase produces MENFGKDLLRKIKSVELPGEHAHGVFSPPYRPVFTYDEVLSKNPKFAAVNIVLYLKDNEWYFPLIQRTINEHDRHSGQISLPGGKREEMDSDFAETAVRETSEEIGIDKHYVRIIREMSPIYIPPSNFYVYPYISYTKKNPAFVLQQTEAVETIEFPITSFLNLSDTPEIMALPSAGGHDVPVINFNGYIIWGATAMILSEFSQLLKKM; encoded by the coding sequence ATGGAAAATTTTGGAAAAGATTTATTGAGAAAAATAAAAAGCGTGGAACTTCCCGGTGAGCACGCACATGGAGTATTCTCGCCTCCCTACCGTCCCGTTTTCACTTATGATGAAGTATTGTCAAAAAATCCCAAATTTGCAGCTGTCAATATTGTTTTATATCTGAAAGACAACGAGTGGTATTTTCCCTTGATTCAAAGAACCATTAATGAACACGACAGACACAGCGGGCAGATATCCCTGCCTGGGGGGAAGCGTGAGGAGATGGACAGTGATTTTGCTGAAACGGCGGTTCGGGAAACCTCTGAAGAAATCGGAATAGATAAACATTATGTAAGGATCATCAGAGAAATGTCTCCTATTTATATTCCGCCAAGCAATTTCTATGTATATCCCTACATTTCTTATACAAAAAAGAACCCGGCCTTTGTTCTTCAGCAGACGGAAGCTGTGGAAACCATAGAATTTCCCATCACTTCCTTTTTAAACCTGTCGGATACCCCGGAAATTATGGCTCTGCCCAGTGCAGGCGGACATGACGTTCCGGTGATTAATTTCAACGGATACATCATCTGGGGTGCTACAGCAATGATATTAAGTGAATTCAGTCAGTTGCTGAAAAAAATGTAA
- a CDS encoding curli production assembly/transport protein CsgE, translating to MMKLLYSLSLGTFFSFLSVWTYGQEDKKVNARIESSLLENQVRLKAVVVNNTAVYKELNYLLVSIKKGNGGNLSNNQQSGKFSVNPNEVKVLSEINVNLESKDALKAFLYIRDEETQKLIAKDSLELNSDLFKKKTAKIEEDAAYELRGLTIDETKTKVGKDFYDMFYMQYSQLPDKSSSVITITELPLRGTSGQITIQMEDKIIYSFITNPSEDYLKEQLSYSLKYIKEFNAKKNLIKNEFIY from the coding sequence ATGATGAAACTTTTATATTCCCTTAGCTTGGGTACTTTTTTTAGCTTCCTGTCTGTATGGACATATGGACAGGAAGATAAGAAAGTAAACGCCAGGATAGAGAGCAGTCTCCTTGAAAACCAGGTCAGGTTAAAAGCAGTTGTAGTTAATAACACTGCAGTGTATAAAGAACTGAATTACCTTTTGGTTTCTATTAAAAAAGGAAATGGTGGAAATCTCTCCAACAACCAGCAGAGTGGTAAATTTTCCGTCAATCCCAATGAAGTAAAGGTATTATCGGAAATCAATGTGAATCTCGAATCAAAAGATGCTCTTAAAGCCTTCCTTTATATCAGGGATGAAGAAACCCAGAAGCTGATTGCCAAAGACAGTCTGGAACTGAACAGCGACCTTTTTAAAAAAAAAACAGCTAAGATAGAAGAAGATGCTGCTTACGAGCTCAGAGGACTTACTATTGATGAGACGAAAACCAAGGTGGGAAAAGACTTTTATGACATGTTTTACATGCAGTACAGTCAGCTTCCTGATAAGAGCAGCAGCGTTATTACCATTACAGAGCTCCCTCTTCGTGGAACAAGTGGTCAGATTACTATTCAGATGGAAGATAAAATTATTTACAGTTTTATAACCAATCCGTCAGAAGATTATTTAAAAGAACAGTTGAGCTACAGCTTAAAATATATCAAAGAATTTAATGCCAAGAAAAATCTTATAAAAAATGAATTCATCTATTAA